From the genome of Triticum aestivum cultivar Chinese Spring chromosome 3B, IWGSC CS RefSeq v2.1, whole genome shotgun sequence, one region includes:
- the LOC123067252 gene encoding lysine--tRNA ligase-like, with the protein MADDGVDPTQYYQNRLSALATQKAAGVNPYPHAFQPTVSVADYVHRYRGLADGEKLVDITESLAGRVMSKRTSSSSLFFYDLHGGGAKVQVMADAGTSELETPEEFSAFHSGVKVGDVVGVFGFPGKSNRGELSIFPARFVVLSPCLHMLPRQPDRHRRAPPLPWAPGMPRNMESYALKDQKTRYRRRYFDLMVNPEVRSVFTTRARVVSFIRSFLDERGFLEVDTPMMNVVAGGAAARPFVTNHNDLNMKLYMRIAPELYLKQLVVGGLDCVYEIGRQFRNEGIDTTHNPEFTTCEFYMAYTDYNNLMELTEEMLGGMVKELTGGYKVQYHANGTDKPPIEIDFTPPFARIDMIKGLEDMADLNIPEEDLSTDDANEYLMEACARYDITCPLPHTTARLLDKLVGHFLEETCVNPTFIINHPEIMSPLAKSHRDEARPGLTERFELFINKHEVCNAYTELNDPVVQRQRFEEQLRNRQDGDDEAMSMDETFCTALEYGLPPTGGWGLGIGRLTMLLTDSQNIKEVLLFPAMKPQDS; encoded by the coding sequence ATGGCAGACGACGGCGTCGATCCCACCCAGTACTACCAGAACAGGCTCAGCGCCCTCGCCACGCAGAAGGCCGCCGGCGTGAACCCCTACCCGCACGCCTTCCAGCCCACCGTCTCCGTCGCCGACTACGTCCACAGGTACAGGGGCCTGGCAGACGGGGAGAAGCTGGTGGACATCACGGAGTCCCTGGCCGGGAGGGTCATGAGCAAGAGGACGTCGTCCTCCAGCCTCTTCTTCTATGACCTCCATGGTGGGGGCGCCAAGGTCCAGGTCATGGCCGACGCCGGGACATCAGAGCTGGAGACACCCGAGGAGTTCTCCGCTTTCCACTCCGGCGTGAAGGTCGGCGACGTCGTTGGCGTGTTTGGGTTCCCCGGGAAGAGCAATAGGGGCGAGCTCAGCATATTTCCTGCCCGGTTCGTTGTGCTCTCGCCCTGCCTGCACATGCTGCCGCGGCAGCCAGATAGGCACCGTCGCGCGCCGCCGCTACCGTGGGCTCCCGGCATGCCCAGGAACATGGAGAGCTACGCCCTAAAGGACCAGAAGACACGGTACCGTCGGCGGTACTTTGATCTCATGGTGAACCCCGAGGTGAGGTCCGTCTTCACGACGCGAGCCAGAGTCGTCTCCTTCATCCGCAGCTTCCTCGACGAGCGCGGGTTTCTGGAGGTGGACACCCCGATGATGAACGTGGTGGCCGGTGGCGCCGCCGCGAGGCCGTTCGTCACGAACCACAACGACCTCAACATGAAGCTGTACATGCGCATCGCGCCGGAGCTCTACCTGAAGCAGCTCGTCGTCGGGGGGCTGGACTGCGTGTACGAGATCGGGAGGCAGTTCAGGAACGAAGGCATCGACACGACGCACAACCCGGAGTTCACGACGTGCGAGTTCTACATGGCATATACGGATTACAACAACCTCATGGAGCTCACGGAGGAGATGCTGGGCGGCATGGTGAAGGAGCTCACGGGCGGCTACAAGGTACAGTACCACGCCAACGGGACCGACAAGCCGCCTATCGAGATCGATTTCACGCCTCCGTTCGCGCGAATCGACATGATCAAGGGACTGGAGGACATGGCCGATCTCAACATACCGGAGGAGGATCTGTCGACTGACGATGCCAACGAGTACCTGATGGAGGCCTGTGCCAGGTACGACATTACGTGCCCGCTTCCACACACGACGGCACGGCTGCTGGACAAGCTTGTCGGGCACTTCTTGGAGGAGACATGCGTGAACCCGACGTTCATCATCAACCATCCGGAGATCATGAGCCCGCTGGCCAAGTCCCACAGGGACGAGGCCCGGCCTGGACTGACCGAAAGGTTTGAGCTGTTCATCAACAAGCATGAGGTGTGCAATGCCTACACGGAGCTGAACGACCCCGTCGTGCAGAGGCAGCGGTTtgaggagcagctgaggaatcgtCAGGACGGTGACGATGAAGCAATGTCCATGGACGAAACGTTCTGCACTGCCCTTGAGTATGGCCTGCCGCCGACCGGAGGCTGGGGTCTGGGGATTGGTCGCCTCACCATGTTGTTGACGGATTCCCAAAACATAAAGGAGGTCCTCCTGTTCCCGGCCATGAAGCCTCAAGACAGCTAG